Part of the Natronobacterium gregoryi SP2 genome, TCCGACGCAAGGCCGCCCAGTTCGAGACGTAGCCGAGTCGGCCGGAGAGTACGTTCTCCATGACGGTGAGCCGTTCGACGAGGTTGTACTCCTGAAAGACCATCCCGACGTTTCGCCGTGCAGTTTTCATCTCGCCGCTGTCGAGTGCGGTGAGTTCAGTTCCGTCGAGGGTGACTTCGCCTTCGGTCGGATCGGTCAATCGGTTGATACACCGGATGAACGTCGACTTTCCGGCACCGCTCGGTCCGATCATCGCGACGATCTCGTTCCCCTCGATAGTGGTTGAGACGCCGGTTAGCGCTTCGTCGCCGGTCGGGTACACCTTCCGTAAGTTCGTAACTTCGAGCATTGATAGAGATGGACGTGTGATCTAGAGGTTCGCTTCGTCGTACTCGACCCCGTTGTACTGTTGATTGAGCATCACGTCGTGCCAGTGATTCACGTAGTCGACCTCCACGTAGGTCGGATAGCCCGCCTCTTCACCGAAGACGGTTCCCGACCAGTCCGTGTTCAGGAAGGTCTCTCGAGCGCCCTCGATGATCTCTTCGTGGAGGTTGTACCGGTACCCAACCGGGCCCGACGGGAATGGGTCGGCTGCCCAGACGACTTTGAAGTCGTCCCAGCTAATGTCGTCGACCGCGTCGATGGTCCGTTCGATACACGTACTACAGATCGGGCCACAGTCGTAGTCCCCGTATGCGATTCCGCGAGCGGACTGTTCGTGTCCGCCCGACATCTCGGGGTCGTAGTTCTCGCCTCTGGTGAGCCCGAAGTGTTCGTCGAACAGCGCGGACGGAGCCTGGTTCCCCGAGTTCGACGACTCTTCGGTATGTGCGGCCCGGAAGTCGTTGAAGTCCTCGACGCTCTGTATGTCGTCCAGCCCCGCGCGGGTGATCGCCAGCAGTCGGTACCCGAACTCGCCGTCCCCCTCGATCCCCATCGCCAGGGGAACCATCCCAGCCATGTTCACGCCGAACGGCGTGTTGCCGGTCGCGAAGTTCGCGATGTGGATTCGCTCGGAGCGCATCCCCTCGACGACCGCCGCATAACTCTCGATCGTCTGAAACTCGACGCTTCGACCCGTTTCCGCCTCGAGTTTCTCGATCATCGGCTCCAGCTGATCGGCGTAGGCCTGTTCGCTGTCTTCCCGGGGTAGATCAGCGTACACGATCGGGTCCGGGTCGATCCACGCCGACGGATCGTCCGGGTGGTCGCGCGGTTCGGTACCGTAGACGGCCTCGGTACGGCCACGGTCACCCATGTTCTCGAGGTCGAACTCGGTCCCACGAACGAAGTCGTTCTCGTCGATGAGCCCCCCGAGGTAGTTGTTGTTCTCCCAGTCCGGGTTCTCCGGGTCGAAGTCCGTCGAGAGCATCGGGTCTCGCGGTTCGCCGCTATCACTGCCGCTGTCACCGCCGAGACCAGCCCCGGCCTGCCCTCCACCGTCGTCCCCGTCCAGACAGCCGGCGAGAAGCGACGTGGCGATTGTGCCGGTCGCCAGTACGAAAGTTCGTCTCGAGGACCGTCCGCTCTGAGTCGCGTGTCTGTCTGCCATCACTCATGGATCGAAAGGCCTCGACAAATACTCCTTATATTTCTTATATGTCTGGACAGGGAACTGA contains:
- the phnD gene encoding phosphate/phosphite/phosphonate ABC transporter substrate-binding protein, translating into MADRHATQSGRSSRRTFVLATGTIATSLLAGCLDGDDGGGQAGAGLGGDSGSDSGEPRDPMLSTDFDPENPDWENNNYLGGLIDENDFVRGTEFDLENMGDRGRTEAVYGTEPRDHPDDPSAWIDPDPIVYADLPREDSEQAYADQLEPMIEKLEAETGRSVEFQTIESYAAVVEGMRSERIHIANFATGNTPFGVNMAGMVPLAMGIEGDGEFGYRLLAITRAGLDDIQSVEDFNDFRAAHTEESSNSGNQAPSALFDEHFGLTRGENYDPEMSGGHEQSARGIAYGDYDCGPICSTCIERTIDAVDDISWDDFKVVWAADPFPSGPVGYRYNLHEEIIEGARETFLNTDWSGTVFGEEAGYPTYVEVDYVNHWHDVMLNQQYNGVEYDEANL